One segment of Candidatus Thorarchaeota archaeon DNA contains the following:
- a CDS encoding lamin tail domain-containing protein gives MKFHRLRLFLAVTFLLLGVVIVSPSLAAKPPKDTTPPLVTITNPNDGATVSGIITIAFSATDENPVVGYEILIDGQLRSDQQSYDWDTTTENDGDHTILCRARDNSKNWGEDTVTVTVDNSGTNLPPSVSIANPAEGSTVSETVTIEVTVDDEDTLTPDIYIDGTLVAQASTYDWDTTIYADGTHEIYAEATDTNGLSGTDTNTVTVDNSETQEPSAEAFKVMTYNIEASGANEDWKQVVKEENPDILILVETGTWDDNGNQTLNEVIDEFNSYFADEVPYVGYCAQDITYSTSGEAILSRYPVVEFNQIPIVPLDDGSDYDVTHDFVEAIIDIDGTITHVFGSHLKAMSGSDNEWRRERETEGIINYMDNLGNVPIMYMGDLNSFSPDDTGDLAPSGDLGYGPMTMKLYPSDSTYGQYSSAVHEFTDVFRTLNPTDPGYTYGHQDPQYTSRIDFLVANSYFNDKLINSTCGDTPTADTGSDHYSVDLFVNWNSTSEPDTTPPAQVTGLTATTASMSQIDLAWDANTETDLSHYRVYRDGSLIAQVYDTFYSDTGLEPSTTYTYEVSARDTSLNEGPKSDPVSATTNDGGSATLIVINEFLPDPYTLYNEEWIELYNPQDLDADLSGYILDDITDGGTNPYTIPDGTIIPGKGFLVFYQGTTGVGLNNAGDTANLIQPDGTIVQDSYSYSSSTNDVSYGRETDGGSTWTTFDSPTPGATNNGTSGSGDVVLLNEFLPDPYSLYSEEWIELYNPSDTEVDISGYILDDITSGGTGAYTIPDGTTIPAYGFTVFYQGVTGIALNNDGDTANFLMPDGTTVLDSYSYSSSTNDVSYGRETDGDSSWTTFDSPTPGESNTGQSATTTVHVSSISFSTSYSSNGRTEYLDITVTVVDDVGSPVEGVTVGGDLLLPDGSVESYTGVSNAEGQVVFTYYLKPNKFLPTGDYTFTVTNLSGTGFEYDSSANVETSDTWTKY, from the coding sequence GGTTAAGACTATTTCTAGCAGTAACATTCCTTCTTTTAGGTGTGGTTATAGTATCGCCCTCATTGGCAGCTAAACCACCGAAGGACACAACACCACCGTTAGTCACCATCACCAATCCTAATGATGGTGCGACAGTATCTGGAATTATCACCATAGCATTTTCAGCTACCGATGAAAACCCTGTTGTGGGATATGAAATTCTCATAGATGGTCAGCTGCGTTCAGACCAACAAAGCTATGATTGGGATACTACCACAGAAAACGATGGTGATCATACCATCCTTTGTAGAGCAAGGGATAATTCAAAGAACTGGGGTGAAGATACAGTTACAGTTACCGTTGATAACAGTGGAACGAATCTTCCTCCATCAGTCAGCATTGCAAACCCGGCAGAAGGCTCAACAGTATCTGAGACAGTGACGATAGAGGTCACTGTAGATGACGAGGATACATTGACTCCCGACATATACATCGACGGTACTCTCGTTGCCCAAGCATCAACATATGATTGGGACACGACCATCTATGCAGATGGTACACACGAAATATATGCAGAAGCCACCGATACGAATGGACTCAGTGGAACGGATACTAACACAGTGACAGTAGATAACAGCGAAACCCAAGAACCAAGTGCTGAAGCTTTCAAGGTCATGACGTACAACATTGAGGCTTCAGGGGCGAATGAGGATTGGAAACAAGTAGTGAAGGAAGAGAATCCAGATATTCTAATCCTCGTGGAAACGGGTACTTGGGACGATAACGGCAACCAGACTCTCAATGAAGTCATAGATGAGTTCAATTCCTACTTCGCAGATGAAGTACCGTATGTTGGTTACTGTGCTCAAGACATAACATATTCCACCAGCGGCGAGGCAATTTTGAGTAGATATCCAGTCGTGGAGTTCAATCAAATCCCCATTGTTCCTCTTGACGATGGATCCGACTACGATGTAACTCATGATTTTGTGGAGGCTATAATCGACATAGATGGAACCATCACACATGTCTTTGGTTCTCACTTGAAGGCCATGTCTGGCTCAGACAACGAATGGAGGAGAGAAAGAGAGACTGAGGGGATAATCAACTATATGGATAACCTTGGCAACGTACCTATAATGTACATGGGGGACCTGAATTCATTTTCACCGGATGATACCGGTGATCTTGCACCATCAGGCGATTTGGGATATGGTCCCATGACGATGAAGCTGTATCCGTCAGATTCCACCTATGGTCAATATTCTTCCGCAGTACATGAGTTCACCGACGTGTTCAGAACCCTGAATCCAACAGACCCGGGTTATACCTACGGACATCAAGATCCACAATATACATCAAGAATAGACTTCCTGGTAGCCAATTCCTATTTCAATGACAAGCTAATTAATTCAACTTGTGGTGATACCCCCACTGCAGACACAGGATCCGACCACTATTCTGTTGATCTCTTTGTCAATTGGAATTCAACATCCGAACCGGATACAACCCCACCAGCTCAAGTGACTGGCCTGACAGCCACTACTGCGAGTATGTCACAGATTGACTTAGCTTGGGATGCAAATACAGAAACAGACTTGTCTCATTATCGTGTCTATAGAGATGGTAGTCTTATTGCACAAGTATACGACACCTTTTATAGCGACACAGGACTTGAACCCAGCACTACATACACATATGAGGTTTCAGCTCGGGATACGAGCTTGAACGAAGGACCAAAATCCGACCCTGTCAGTGCAACAACGAACGACGGAGGAAGTGCCACACTCATAGTAATCAATGAGTTTTTGCCAGATCCTTACACCCTTTACAATGAAGAATGGATTGAGCTTTACAATCCACAGGACTTGGATGCAGACCTATCAGGGTACATTCTGGACGACATCACTGATGGAGGAACTAACCCATACACAATTCCAGATGGCACAATAATTCCTGGAAAAGGATTCTTGGTGTTCTACCAGGGGACTACTGGAGTTGGCCTGAATAATGCGGGTGATACAGCAAATCTCATTCAGCCAGATGGGACCATTGTACAAGACTCCTACAGCTATTCATCCTCAACAAATGATGTCAGTTATGGTCGTGAGACCGATGGTGGATCCACTTGGACTACCTTCGATTCACCCACACCAGGAGCCACAAATAATGGGACTTCAGGAAGCGGAGACGTTGTGTTATTGAATGAGTTTCTACCAGATCCTTATTCCCTTTACAGCGAGGAATGGATAGAGCTCTATAACCCATCTGATACTGAAGTAGATATCTCTGGATATATTCTGGACGATATCACCTCGGGTGGCACTGGAGCTTATACTATCCCGGATGGAACCACAATACCAGCATATGGATTCACCGTATTCTATCAAGGCGTAACTGGAATCGCCTTAAACAATGATGGCGACACTGCAAACTTCCTCATGCCGGATGGAACAACAGTTCTTGATTCGTATAGTTATTCATCCTCAACAAATGATGTCAGCTATGGCCGGGAAACTGACGGTGATTCCTCATGGACTACTTTCGATTCGCCTACACCTGGTGAAAGCAATACTGGTCAAAGCGCAACTACGACAGTACACGTGTCAAGTATCTCATTCTCCACGAGTTACTCAAGTAACGGAAGAACGGAGTACCTGGACATTACTGTTACTGTAGTGGATGATGTAGGCTCACCTGTCGAGGGTGTCACGGTTGGTGGTGATTTACTGCTACCCGACGGTTCAGTTGAGAGCTATACAGGCGTTTCCAATGCAGAAGGTCAAGTTGTTTTCACCTACTACCTCAAACCAAACAAGTTCCTGCCAACCGGAGATTACACTTTCACCGTGACCAACCTCTCCGGAACCGGTTTTGAGTATGATTCATCAGCAAATGTGGAAACATCAGATACTTGGACGAAATACTAG